From a region of the Brachionichthys hirsutus isolate HB-005 chromosome 9, CSIRO-AGI_Bhir_v1, whole genome shotgun sequence genome:
- the ndnf gene encoding protein NDNF: protein MRQYKVWSVAVLLLLLLGLGTVAQKLPTRDEGLFQMQIRDKSLFHDSSVIPDGAEISGYLFRDTPKRYYFVVEEDNTPLSVTVTPCDAPLEWKLTLQELPEEASGEGSGEPEPLDQQRQQVTVDEGTELFAYKGNDVESYVATSTPSGLYQLELLSTEKDSNFKVYATTTPESDQPYPELPYDPRVDVTALGRTTVTLAWKPTPTGFLMGQPVQYCVVINKEHNFKSMCAAEAKMSIDDAFMLAPKPGRDFSPFDFAHFGFVPADIGFGKDRGLTSNKISRAYTVRPKASDIQKVCIGNKNIFTVSDLKPDTQYYFDVFAVNSATNTSTAYVGTFARTKEEARQKTVELKDGKVSDVFIKRKGTKFLRFAPVSSHQRVTLYVHTCLDAVQVQVRRDGKLLLSQNVEGVRQFQLRGKPKAKYLIRLRGSRKGASTLKMLATTRPSSKHPFPSLPEDTRIKAFDKLRTCSSATVAWLGTQDRNKYCIYRKEVGDNYGEEQRRREQNQCAGPETRRKSEKVLCKYFHSPNLQKAVTTETITGLEPGKSYLLDVYVVGHSGHSVKYQSKLVKTRKYC, encoded by the exons ATGAGGCAGTATAAAGTTTGGAGTGTggcagtgctgctgctgctgctgctgggtttGGGAACGGTGGCCCAGAAGCTGCCCACAAGAGATGAAGGACTATTCCAGATGCAAATCAGAGACAAGTCCCTGTTCCACGACTCCTCTGTCATTCCCGATGGAGCTGAGATCAGCGGCTACCTCTTTAGGGACACGCCCAAAAG GTACTACTTTGTGGTGGAGGAAGACAACACACCCCTGTCTGTTACTGTGACACCTTGTGATGCGCCCCTGGAGTGGAAACTCACCCTTCAGGAGCTGCCAGAGGAGGCCAGTGGGGAGGGATCAG GAGAGCCTGAGCCGCTGGaccagcagaggcagcaggtgACGGTAGACGAGGGGACGGAGCTTTTTGCCTACAAGGGTAACGATGTGGAGTCCTACGTGGCGACCAGCACGCCTTCTGGCCTCTaccagctggagctgctgtccacagagaaagacagcaaCTTCAAGGTGTACGCCACAACAACCCCAGAGTCTGACCAGCCTTACCCGGAGCTGCCCTACGACCCTCGCGTGGATGTGACCGCGTTGGGTCGTACCACTGTCACCCTGGCCTGGAAGCCAACGCCGACGGGCTTTCTGATGGGACAGCCTGTCCAGTACTGTGTAGTGATCAACAAAGAGCACAATTTCAAGAGCATGTGTGCAGCCGAAGCTAAGATGAGCATTGATGATGCCTTCATGCTGGCTCCAAAACCCGGTAGAGACTTCAGCCCATTTGACTTTGCTCACTTTGGCTTTGTTCCCGCCGACATTGGTTTCGGCAAAGACCGAGGCCTCACCAGTAACAAAATCTCACGGGCTTACACAGTCAGACCCAAAGCTTCCGACATTCAGAAGGTGTGTATTGGCAATAAGAACATTTTCACCGTTTCAGACCTGAAACCAGACACGCAATACTACTTTGATGTGTTTGCCGTGAATTCGGCAACCAATACAAGCACAGCGTACGTGGGAACATTCGCCCGCACCAAAGAGGAGGCtcgccagaaaacagtggagctGAAGGACGGCAAAGTGTCCGACGTGTTCATCAAGAGGAAGGGCACCAAGTTTCTGCGCTTTGCCCCGGTGTCCTCCCATCAAAGGGTCACTCTTTATGTCCACACATGTCTGGATGCCGTGCAGGTGCAGGTGAGGCGCGATGGCAAGCTGCTGCTCTCCCAGAACGTGGAGGGCGTACGGCAATTCCAGCTGAGGGGGAAGCCAAAAGCCAAGTACCTGATCCGTTTGCGGGGCAGCAGGAAAGGGGCCTCCACGTTGAAGATGCTCGCCACCACACGACCCAGCAGCAAACACCCCTTCCCGTCGCTTCCAGAGGACACGCGCATTAAGGCCTTTGACAAGCTGCGCACCTGCTCCTCCGCCACCGTGGCCTGGCTGGGCACACAGGATCGCAACAAATACTGCATTTACCGCAAAGAGGTGGGCGACAATTACGGCGAGGAGCAGAGACGGCGGGAGCAAAACCAGTGCGCCGGGCCAGAGACCCGGAGGAAGTCAGAAAAGGTCCTGTGCAAGTACTTCCACAGCCCCAACCTGCAGAAAGCCGTAACAACAGAGACCATCACGGGTCTGGAGCCGGGCAAGAGCTACCTGCTGGACGTTTACGTGGTGGGACACAGCGGCCACTCGGTGAAATACCAGAGCAAACTGGTCAAAACAAGGAAGTACTGCTAA